In Oncorhynchus masou masou isolate Uvic2021 unplaced genomic scaffold, UVic_Omas_1.1 unplaced_scaffold_2125, whole genome shotgun sequence, a single genomic region encodes these proteins:
- the LOC135532946 gene encoding uncharacterized protein LOC135532946, translating to MATLDGFPASFYGEPGVLGMLANGISAFLVLLQNFNTARTGVSAEGVENILAGVHLILIGGVCQLIAGLLSFRKYDHLSGTAFIGYAALWGSYGATRIFLGASQPITTNLTMSHDLMSNTTPLTALTTNLSLSAELWNSTSQSPDWLSLLLIPQSAIAGLVPYILLSFLLAFCSATVNVIMPFVFGAITLTLLFEAVAVGVSSAWPLVVSGILELLILLFAVYGSAAPVGERSGAALCPQGVRHAPVQRAPAGDQQPCGQRPEPGTGEEEEHQVR from the exons ATGGCAACCTTGGATGGTTTTCCCGCCAGTTTCTATGGGGAGCCGGGGGTGTTGGGTATGTTGGCCAATGGGATCAGTGCGTTCCTGGTTCTACTGCAGAACTTCAACACAGCTAGAACCGGAGTATCTGCCGAGGGGGTGGAGAACATTCTGGCAG gtgtCCATCTCATCCTGATAGGTGGAGTGTGTCAGCTGATTGCCGGACTCCTGTCGTTCCGTAAATACGACCACCTGAGTGGCACAGCCTTCATTGGCTATGCAGCTCTCTGGGGCAGCTATGGTGCCACACGCATCTTCCTGGGTGCATCCCAACCAATCACAACTAACCTGACCATGTCACATGACCTGATGAGTAACACGACCCCGCTCACTGCCCTCACGACCAACCTATCCCTGTCAGCTGAACTCTGGAACAGCACCTCGCAGAGTCCTGATTGGCTGTCTCTCCTGCTCATCCCCCAGTCTGCCATCGCGGGATTGGTCCCCTACATCCTTCTATCCTTCCTATTGGCCTTCTGCTCTGCCACGGTAAACGTCATCATGCCCTTTGTGTTCGGTGCCATCACGCTGACCCTGCTGTTTGAGGCTGTGGCGGTGGGCGTGTCCTCGGCCTGGCCACTGGTCGTCTCTGGCATTCTAGAACTCCTCATCCTCCTTTTCGCCGTGTACGGCAGCGCCGCCCCTGTTGGTGAAAGGTCTGGCGCAGCGCTATGTCCTCAAGGGGTTCGGCACGCCCCTGTTCAACGTGCTCCTGCTGGGGACCAACAGCCCTGCGGCCAGCGCCCAGAGCCTGGgacaggagaagaagaagaacaccAAGTACGCTGA